In Microbulbifer celer, a single window of DNA contains:
- the nfuA gene encoding Fe-S biogenesis protein NfuA, with amino-acid sequence MSEQPSELNVTITDSAQEYLRDLLAKQDCEGIAIRMFVSNPGTPNAETCIAYSRPGEEKEGDLEMQLNGFKAYFEGRSVPYLDEARVDYASDKMGGQLTIRAPNSRMPKVTDDSPIEDRINYVLYSDVNPGLAAHGGQVSLMEVTEDHYAVLKFGGGCQGCGMVDMTLKEGVEKTLKEKIPELAGVKDITDHTDKSQAYY; translated from the coding sequence ATGTCAGAACAACCGTCAGAACTGAATGTCACCATCACGGACTCCGCTCAGGAGTACCTGCGAGACCTGCTCGCCAAGCAGGATTGCGAGGGCATAGCCATTCGCATGTTCGTGTCCAATCCGGGCACACCCAATGCGGAAACCTGTATCGCCTACAGCCGCCCGGGCGAAGAGAAAGAAGGCGACCTGGAAATGCAGCTGAACGGTTTCAAAGCCTACTTTGAAGGCCGTAGTGTGCCGTACCTGGATGAGGCGCGGGTAGACTATGCGTCAGACAAAATGGGCGGTCAGCTGACGATTCGCGCGCCCAACTCGCGTATGCCCAAAGTTACCGATGACAGCCCCATCGAAGACCGTATCAATTACGTGCTCTACAGCGACGTAAACCCCGGTCTCGCTGCCCACGGTGGGCAGGTCAGTCTGATGGAAGTCACAGAAGATCACTACGCGGTGTTGAAATTCGGTGGTGGTTGCCAGGGTTGCGGCATGGTGGATATGACCCTGAAAGAGGGTGTAGAAAAAACGCTCAAGGAGAAAATTCCAGAGCTTGCCGGTGTGAAGGATATTACCGACCACACGGATAAGTCGCAGGCTTATTATTGA
- a CDS encoding type 1 glutamine amidotransferase domain-containing protein, which produces MKILMVLTSHDQLGDTGEKTGFWLEEFAAPYYVFVDAGAEVTLASPKGGQPPLDPKSDADDAQTPATKRFRDDPVAQQALANTVPLDNLDAEDFDALFYPGGHGPLWDLAEDQLSIALIHGFYRGNKPVGAVCHAPAVFRHTVDKAGEPLVKGKKVTGFSNSEEAGVQLTEVVPFLVEDMLKERGAEYSKGGDWESNVSTDGLLITGQNPASSEATARALLGALAQG; this is translated from the coding sequence ATGAAGATTCTTATGGTGCTGACCTCGCACGACCAGCTGGGCGATACCGGCGAGAAAACCGGCTTCTGGCTGGAGGAGTTCGCCGCGCCTTACTACGTATTCGTGGATGCCGGGGCAGAAGTTACACTGGCATCGCCGAAAGGCGGGCAGCCGCCCCTGGATCCGAAAAGTGACGCCGACGACGCGCAGACACCAGCGACGAAGCGTTTTCGCGACGATCCCGTGGCCCAGCAGGCGCTGGCGAACACCGTGCCGCTGGATAATCTGGACGCAGAAGACTTTGATGCGCTGTTCTACCCCGGTGGCCACGGCCCGCTGTGGGATCTGGCGGAGGATCAGCTATCCATCGCGCTGATCCACGGATTTTACCGTGGGAACAAGCCCGTCGGGGCGGTTTGCCACGCGCCGGCGGTGTTCCGGCACACCGTGGACAAGGCGGGGGAACCCCTGGTCAAAGGGAAAAAGGTCACCGGGTTCAGTAACAGCGAGGAAGCTGGCGTACAGCTCACCGAAGTGGTGCCGTTTCTGGTGGAGGACATGCTCAAGGAGCGCGGTGCCGAGTACAGCAAAGGGGGTGACTGGGAGAGCAACGTCAGTACCGATGGGCTGCTGATCACCGGGCAGAATCCGGCCTCGTCGGAGGCCACCGCACGCGCGCTTCTGGGGGCTCTCGCGCAGGGCTGA
- a CDS encoding family 16 glycosylhydrolase, with the protein MRNLTHIRKSVLARTFLAGLCGALFFAEAHATVFQAEDYNAFYDTTPGNTGGVYRADDVDIEETTDTGGGYNVGWVAAGEWLAYNNLTIPSSGEYTIRFRVASATGGTLSNDLNGGATVLGTLEIPNTGGWQNWQTISHQVHINAGTYNLGVYAVTGDWNLNWIEVVPSNPEGVATVYQHCDFNGWSTPLGVGSYNLASLQALGFVDNDASSIQVASGYQATLYDGDNFTGASVTITGNDGCLNNEGFNDNVSSIVVSPAAGNGVVWADEFDSINTDNWTFETGGGGWGNSELQYYTAGQNASIQYDDQAGSNVLVIEARNEGGQSCWYGACQYTSSRMITAGKKEFQYGRIEARIKLPQTQGIWPAFWMLGSSFFTGTPWPNSGEIDIMEHVGYEPTLTHGALHGPGYSGNTPLTGTHDLGQSVDAGYHVYAVEWNSNGISWYVDGNNFYNASRAQVEQYGPWVYDQPFFILLNVAVGGSWPGSPDGSSTFPQRMYVDYVRVYQ; encoded by the coding sequence ATGAGAAACCTGACACACATCCGGAAAAGCGTGCTCGCGCGCACTTTTCTGGCAGGGCTATGTGGAGCTCTGTTCTTCGCAGAAGCGCATGCAACGGTGTTCCAAGCGGAAGACTACAATGCCTTCTACGACACAACCCCGGGAAACACCGGTGGTGTGTATCGAGCAGATGATGTCGACATCGAAGAGACCACGGACACTGGCGGTGGATACAATGTCGGCTGGGTAGCCGCCGGCGAATGGCTCGCCTATAACAATCTCACCATTCCCAGTAGCGGCGAATACACCATCCGTTTTCGTGTGGCTAGCGCAACCGGGGGTACGCTTTCCAATGACCTCAATGGCGGGGCAACGGTGCTCGGCACTTTAGAGATTCCCAACACCGGCGGATGGCAGAACTGGCAGACCATTTCCCACCAGGTCCATATCAATGCCGGGACCTACAATCTTGGTGTCTACGCGGTAACTGGAGACTGGAATCTGAACTGGATAGAGGTCGTCCCCAGCAACCCTGAAGGAGTGGCAACTGTTTATCAACATTGTGATTTCAACGGTTGGTCCACACCGCTCGGTGTTGGCAGCTACAACCTTGCCAGTCTGCAGGCGCTCGGCTTTGTCGACAACGATGCTTCATCCATTCAAGTGGCTTCCGGGTACCAGGCAACGCTTTATGACGGCGACAATTTTACCGGTGCATCGGTAACCATCACCGGTAATGATGGCTGCCTGAACAACGAAGGCTTCAACGATAATGTGAGCTCCATCGTGGTCAGCCCCGCCGCTGGCAATGGGGTGGTCTGGGCCGACGAATTCGATAGCATCAACACCGATAACTGGACATTTGAAACCGGCGGCGGTGGCTGGGGCAACAGTGAGTTGCAGTACTACACCGCCGGACAAAATGCATCTATTCAGTATGACGATCAGGCCGGCAGCAATGTGCTGGTGATCGAAGCCCGTAATGAAGGTGGCCAAAGCTGCTGGTACGGCGCCTGCCAGTACACGTCCAGCCGCATGATCACCGCCGGTAAAAAAGAGTTCCAATATGGCCGTATCGAAGCGCGGATCAAATTGCCGCAGACACAGGGCATCTGGCCCGCTTTCTGGATGCTGGGCAGCAGTTTCTTCACCGGCACTCCTTGGCCGAACTCCGGTGAAATCGATATTATGGAGCACGTGGGCTATGAACCGACCCTCACCCACGGGGCCCTGCACGGCCCAGGATACTCGGGCAATACGCCACTGACGGGCACCCACGACCTGGGGCAAAGTGTAGATGCCGGTTATCATGTGTATGCGGTGGAGTGGAACAGTAACGGGATCAGCTGGTATGTAGACGGGAACAATTTCTACAACGCCTCCCGTGCACAGGTGGAGCAGTATGGCCCCTGGGTTTACGACCAACCTTTCTTCATTTTGCTCAACGTTGCCGTCGGTGGCAGTTGGCCCGGCAGCCCGGATGGGAGCAGCACCTTCCCGCAACGCATGTATGTAGATTACGTACGTGTATACCAGTAA